The following coding sequences lie in one Desmodus rotundus isolate HL8 chromosome 1, HLdesRot8A.1, whole genome shotgun sequence genomic window:
- the PCOLCE gene encoding procollagen C-endopeptidase enhancer 1, producing MLPAATASLLGPLLTAWALLPFAQGQTPNYTRPVFLCGGDVTGESGYVASESFPNHYPPSKECIWTITVPEGQTVSLSFRVFDLELHPACRYDALEVFAGSGTSGQRLGRFCGTFRPAPIVAPGNQVTLKMTADEGTGGRGFLLWYSGRATSGTEHQFCGGRMEKAQGTLTTPNWPESDYPPGISCSWHIIAPPNQVISLTFGKFDVEPDTYCRYDSVSVFNGAVSDDAKRLGKFCGDTAPGPISSEGNELLVHFVSDLSVTADGFSASYRTLPRGAAKEGLARNPGEDARPSPPLLGPGPKPGAEPKVKPELPPAEKPKASPKAEATPVGSDTPGVTCPKQCRRTGTLQSNFCISNLVVTGTVKSIVRGPGEGLTVTVSLIGAYKTGGLDLPSAPTDTSLKFYVPCKQCPPMKKGASYLLMGQVEENRGPVLPPDSFVVLYRPNQDQILTNLSKRRCPSQPVRAARSQA from the exons ATGCTGCCTGCTGCCACAGCCTCCCTCTTGGGGCCCCTCCTCACTGCATGGGCCCTGCTGCCTTTCGCCCAGGGCCAGACCCCGAACTACACCAG ACCTGTGTTCCTGTGCGGAGGGGATGTGACTGGGGAGTCAGGTTACGTGGCAAGTGAGAGTTTTCCCAACCACTACCCCCCCAGTAAGGAGTGCATCTGGACAATAACG GTCCCTGAAGGCCAGACTGTGTCCCTCTCCTTCCGAGTTTTTGACCTGGAACTACACCCTGCCTGCCGTTATGATGCTCTGGAGGTCTTCGCTGGGTCTGGAACTTCAGGCCAGCGACTTGGACGCTTCTGCGGGACCTTCCGGCCAGCGCCCATAGTCGCCCCTGGCAACCAGGTGACCCTGAAGATGACAGCAGATGAGGGCACTGGAGGTCGAGGCTTCCTGCTCTGGTACAGCGGGCGGGCCACCTCGGGCACTG aGCACCAATTTTGCGGGGGGCGGATGGAGAAGGCCCAGGGAACCCTGACCACACCCAACTGGCCCGAGTCTGATTACCCTCCGGGCATCAGCTGTTCCTGGCACATTATCGCACCCCCAAACCAG GTGATTTCGCTGACCTTTGGAAAGTTCGACGTGGAGCCGGACACCTACTGCCGCTATGACTCAGTCAGCGTGTTCAATGGAGCAGTGAGCGATGACGCCAAGAGGCTGGGGAAGTTCTGCGGAGACACAGCccctgg TCCCATCTCCTCCGAAGGGAATGAGCTCCTCGTCCACTTCGTCTCGGACCTCAGCGTCACAGCCGATGGCTTCTCAGCCTCCTATAGGACTTTGCCACGGGGCGCCGCAAAAGAAGGGCTGGCCCGGAACCCAGGGGAGGACGCCCGGCCAAGTCCCCCACTCCTTGGCCCGGGCCCCAAGCCGGGAGCTGAGCCCAAAGTCAAGCCAGAACTCCCACCTGCGGAGAAACCAAAAGCCTCGCCTAAGGCTGAGGCAACCCCCGTGGGCTCTG ATACACCCGGTGTCACCTGCCCAAAGCAGTGCCGGCGGACAGGCACCTTGCAGAGCAACTTCTGTATCAGCAACCTGG TGGTGACCGGAACAGTCAAGTCCATAGTTCGGGGCCCAGGGGAAGGCCTCACTGTCACTGTCAGTCTCATTGGTGCTTACAAAACCGGGGGCCTGGACCTGCCCTCTGCACCCACAGACACCTCCTTGAAGTTTTATGTGCCCTGCAAGCAGTGTCCCCCCATGAAGAAAG gagccAGTTATCTGCTGATGGGCCAGGTAGAAGAGAACAGAGGTCCCGTCCTCCCTCCAGATAGCTTCGTGGTTCTCTACCGGCCCAACCAGGACCAGATCCTCACCAACCTCAGCAAGAGGAGGTGCCCCTCCCAGCCTGTTCGGGCTGCTAGGTCccaggcctga